A stretch of Paraburkholderia phenazinium DNA encodes these proteins:
- the recD gene encoding exodeoxyribonuclease V subunit alpha: MTPRSNDTVAVIDAKGDTRRMLVVLDQWVERGWLRALDAGFARFLWTEEPQTPPLLVLAAALASHQLGRGHVCLDLQATLDDPTFALSLPPDGPQALTTAEPPQAPAEVLAGVNLARWLGALDQPALVGADAGNTPLVLVGTRLYLRRYWQYEQDVRAGIECRLAASAQMEASLQAGSARAALDALFPPRAASVTGADWQKLACALAARSAFSIITGGPGTGKTTTVVRLLALLQTLALDGIANPLRPARPLRIRLAAPTGKAAARLNESIAGAVEQLPVDALPNGAAVREAIPTVVTTLHRVLGTRPDSRRFRHDASNPLPVDVLVIDEASMVDLEMMAAVLDALPASARLILLGDKDQLASVEAGAVLGELCQRAGEGHYTPATRDWLLAATGERIEEAMLDEQGTALDQSIAMLRHSHRFSAQSGIGQLATLVNAGDAAAVARIWTHGHADLALLVCSATDDASFKALVIDGYGGASDASASAQLFGANGELGRPRYGYRHYLETMRTQQPERYDAPEAFDIWARAVLKAHGEFQLLCALRRGPWGVEGLNKRIARLLQEDGLIAMRGEWYPGRPVLVTRNDYELGLMNGDIGITLELPGTTDENPVLRVAFPAADGTGGIKWVLPSRLQAVETVLALTVHKSQGSEFMHAALVLPDTFSPILSRELVYTGITRARAFLTLAIPQGKPVLEQAVCAKVQRASGLMAGFERETQ; encoded by the coding sequence ATGACGCCCCGTTCCAACGACACCGTAGCCGTCATCGACGCCAAGGGCGACACGCGCCGCATGCTCGTCGTGCTGGACCAGTGGGTCGAGCGCGGCTGGTTGCGCGCGCTCGATGCCGGCTTCGCGCGCTTCCTGTGGACGGAGGAACCGCAGACGCCGCCGCTACTGGTGCTGGCGGCCGCGCTCGCGAGTCATCAGTTGGGGCGCGGCCATGTGTGCCTCGACCTGCAGGCGACACTGGACGATCCGACCTTCGCGCTTTCGTTGCCGCCTGATGGACCGCAGGCGCTCACCACAGCGGAACCGCCGCAGGCGCCGGCGGAAGTCCTGGCAGGCGTCAATCTCGCGCGCTGGCTGGGAGCGCTCGATCAGCCCGCGCTGGTCGGCGCAGATGCCGGCAATACGCCGCTCGTGCTCGTCGGCACGCGGCTGTATCTGCGTCGCTACTGGCAATACGAGCAGGATGTACGCGCTGGCATCGAGTGTCGGCTTGCGGCGTCGGCGCAGATGGAAGCGTCGCTCCAGGCTGGTTCTGCGCGTGCCGCGCTGGACGCGTTGTTTCCACCGCGCGCCGCCAGCGTGACGGGCGCGGACTGGCAGAAGCTCGCTTGCGCACTGGCAGCGCGCAGCGCGTTCAGCATCATTACCGGCGGCCCAGGCACCGGCAAGACGACTACCGTGGTCAGACTGCTTGCGTTGCTGCAGACGCTTGCACTCGACGGCATAGCGAATCCGCTGCGTCCCGCGCGACCGTTGCGGATTCGTCTCGCAGCGCCGACCGGTAAAGCCGCGGCGCGTCTGAACGAGTCGATTGCAGGCGCGGTCGAGCAACTGCCCGTCGACGCGCTGCCGAACGGCGCGGCTGTGCGCGAGGCGATCCCGACCGTAGTGACGACGCTGCATCGCGTGCTCGGCACGCGTCCCGACAGCCGGCGTTTTCGTCACGACGCGAGCAATCCATTGCCGGTTGACGTGCTGGTGATCGACGAAGCCTCCATGGTCGATCTCGAGATGATGGCGGCCGTGCTCGACGCATTGCCCGCATCGGCACGGCTGATTCTGCTAGGCGATAAAGATCAGTTGGCGTCGGTCGAAGCCGGGGCCGTGCTCGGGGAACTGTGTCAGCGTGCGGGCGAAGGGCATTACACGCCGGCCACGCGCGACTGGCTGCTCGCCGCAACCGGCGAGCGCATCGAGGAGGCCATGCTGGACGAACAGGGCACGGCGCTCGATCAGTCGATCGCGATGCTGCGGCACAGTCATCGGTTTTCCGCACAGAGCGGGATCGGCCAGCTCGCTACGCTCGTCAATGCGGGTGACGCTGCGGCTGTCGCCAGGATCTGGACACACGGTCACGCGGATCTCGCGTTGCTGGTTTGCTCGGCTACTGACGATGCGTCCTTTAAGGCACTTGTCATAGATGGATACGGCGGCGCTAGCGATGCATCGGCGTCAGCGCAATTGTTCGGCGCGAATGGCGAGCTGGGCCGGCCACGCTATGGCTATCGGCATTATCTGGAGACGATGCGCACCCAGCAGCCTGAACGCTACGACGCGCCCGAAGCATTTGACATTTGGGCGCGCGCGGTGCTCAAGGCGCACGGCGAATTCCAGCTTCTGTGCGCGTTGCGCCGCGGACCGTGGGGCGTCGAAGGACTCAACAAGCGCATTGCCCGGCTGCTGCAGGAAGACGGGCTGATTGCGATGCGCGGCGAGTGGTATCCGGGACGGCCGGTGCTCGTAACCCGTAACGATTACGAGTTGGGGTTGATGAATGGCGACATCGGCATCACGCTGGAGCTTCCGGGCACGACGGATGAGAACCCGGTGTTGCGAGTGGCCTTTCCGGCGGCCGACGGCACAGGCGGCATCAAGTGGGTTTTGCCTAGCCGTTTGCAGGCAGTGGAAACAGTGCTCGCGCTCACCGTACACAAATCGCAGGGCTCGGAATTCATGCATGCCGCATTGGTGTTGCCCGATACGTTTAGTCCTATTCTGTCGCGCGAACTCGTCTACACAGGCATCACCCGGGCGCGGGCGTTTCTGACTCTGGCGATCCCGCAAGGTAAGCCCGTGCTCGAACAGGCGGTGTGCGCGAAGGTGCAGCGGGCGAGCGGGTTGATGGCGGGGTTTGAGCGCGAGACGCAGTAG
- a CDS encoding response regulator transcription factor translates to MRIAVLDDDPAQTAFVHETMSAAGHVCHTFSEGRALVQQLHRQTFDLLILDWIVPDLSGEEVLRWVRSTLAERVPVIFMTSRGRESDIVAMLNAGADDYVVKPVAASVLLARVGSLLRRTYQLNAAAVKATFGDFEFDLNAKQVHVKQQLVNLTQKEFELALLLFQHLNRPLSRAHIVDMVWKQTVDIPTRTMDTHVSMLRSKLGLRPENGYRLTPIYGYGYRLEQIGDEVIDTRD, encoded by the coding sequence ATGAGAATCGCGGTACTCGATGACGACCCCGCCCAAACCGCTTTCGTGCATGAAACGATGTCAGCGGCGGGCCATGTCTGCCATACCTTTTCCGAAGGTCGCGCACTCGTCCAGCAGTTACACCGTCAGACCTTCGATCTCCTGATCCTCGACTGGATCGTGCCGGACCTGTCCGGCGAAGAAGTATTGCGCTGGGTGCGCTCGACGCTAGCCGAGCGCGTGCCAGTGATTTTCATGACCTCGCGCGGCCGCGAAAGCGACATCGTTGCAATGTTAAATGCCGGCGCGGACGACTACGTCGTCAAGCCGGTCGCCGCGAGTGTGCTGCTGGCGCGGGTGGGCTCGCTGCTACGGCGCACCTATCAGCTCAATGCGGCTGCCGTCAAAGCGACCTTTGGCGACTTCGAATTCGACCTGAACGCTAAACAGGTACACGTGAAGCAACAATTGGTGAATCTCACGCAGAAGGAATTCGAACTCGCATTGTTGCTGTTCCAGCATTTGAACCGCCCGTTGTCGCGGGCGCATATCGTCGATATGGTCTGGAAGCAGACCGTCGACATTCCTACGCGCACCATGGACACCCATGTGTCGATGTTGCGCTCGAAACTGGGCCTGCGCCCGGAAAATGGCTACCGCCTCACGCCGATCTACGGTTATGGCTACCGGCTCGAACAGATCGGCGATGAAGTGATCGACACGCGCGACTAG
- a CDS encoding H-NS family nucleoid-associated regulatory protein, whose translation MKEREEQRMFDLDGNARERLVLWIRRRMDEYGITMEALAAAIEADAHATKAIMYRDAYGNTWDGQGDKPDWLARAIYAGQNIEHFRC comes from the coding sequence ATGAAAGAGCGAGAAGAACAACGGATGTTCGACCTCGACGGGAACGCGCGTGAGCGGCTGGTCCTGTGGATACGTCGCCGCATGGACGAATACGGCATTACGATGGAAGCATTGGCCGCGGCGATTGAAGCGGACGCTCATGCAACCAAGGCGATAATGTACCGGGACGCCTACGGCAACACATGGGACGGCCAGGGCGATAAACCCGATTGGCTCGCGCGTGCGATTTACGCCGGTCAGAATATCGAGCATTTCCGCTGTTAA
- a CDS encoding cold-shock protein gives MDTGTVKWFNDSKGFGFITPDKGGDDLFAHFSEISGDGFKTLAENQKVSFETKQGPKGLQAANIKPL, from the coding sequence ATGGATACCGGTACCGTTAAGTGGTTCAACGACAGCAAAGGCTTTGGCTTCATTACACCGGACAAGGGCGGCGACGACCTGTTCGCTCACTTTTCGGAAATCAGCGGCGACGGCTTCAAGACGCTGGCTGAAAACCAGAAGGTGAGCTTCGAAACGAAGCAAGGCCCCAAGGGTCTGCAAGCGGCTAACATCAAGCCGCTGTAA
- a CDS encoding LysE family translocator, with amino-acid sequence MSPSTAIAAILTALLIGAMSPGPSFVIVARNSIGLSRRDGLATALGMGIGGVFFSGIALLGLYTLLAAVTWLYVSLKVAGGLYLIYLASKIWRGAKTPLAFNQGQANASANPRKSFWIGLSTQLSNPKTAIYYGSIFAALLPQHPPLWCYFALPPAIFSIEAGWYTVVALCFSSKRPRELYLRAKTWVDRLAAGAITALGLRLIIAAHRVGL; translated from the coding sequence ATGTCGCCGTCAACTGCAATCGCCGCTATTCTCACTGCGCTTTTGATCGGCGCCATGAGCCCAGGACCGAGTTTTGTCATCGTCGCGCGCAACTCAATCGGTCTATCGCGGCGCGACGGACTGGCGACCGCGCTTGGCATGGGAATCGGCGGCGTGTTCTTTAGCGGCATCGCCTTGCTAGGGCTGTACACGTTGCTGGCCGCGGTCACGTGGTTGTATGTGAGCCTCAAGGTGGCAGGCGGCCTGTATCTGATCTATCTCGCGTCGAAGATCTGGCGCGGCGCAAAGACCCCGCTCGCGTTCAACCAGGGGCAAGCGAATGCCAGCGCCAATCCGAGAAAATCTTTCTGGATTGGTTTGAGCACGCAACTCAGCAATCCGAAAACCGCTATTTATTACGGCAGCATATTCGCGGCCCTGTTACCCCAGCATCCGCCGCTGTGGTGTTATTTCGCGTTGCCTCCAGCGATCTTCTCGATTGAAGCCGGGTGGTATACGGTCGTCGCATTGTGTTTTTCCAGCAAGCGTCCACGCGAACTGTATCTGCGGGCGAAGACCTGGGTCGACCGGCTTGCGGCCGGCGCGATCACTGCCCTGGGCCTCAGATTGATCATTGCGGCACATCGCGTCGGACTTTAA
- a CDS encoding transposase, whose product MNTLESTQSHSPLPFALSVYDLTDAQWERIVPLLPELNQSVVRRGRPCVNLRGVVNSVLWVLRTGKPWNAMPQNYPPYQTSHRYYLRWREAGVLSDIALELFHTDAVLARYVSRKREQHENKAA is encoded by the coding sequence ATGAATACACTCGAGTCGACCCAATCGCATTCGCCGCTACCGTTCGCGCTTTCGGTCTACGATCTGACCGACGCGCAGTGGGAACGTATCGTGCCGCTGCTGCCCGAGCTTAACCAGAGCGTTGTGCGCAGAGGGCGTCCGTGCGTGAATCTGCGTGGCGTGGTCAACAGCGTTCTGTGGGTGTTGCGTACCGGCAAACCATGGAACGCCATGCCGCAGAACTACCCTCCCTATCAGACCTCGCACCGGTACTACTTACGCTGGCGTGAGGCGGGTGTGTTGTCGGACATCGCGCTCGAGTTGTTTCATACCGACGCGGTTCTAGCCCGTTACGTCTCCCGCAAGCGCGAGCAGCACGAAAACAAAGCTGCCTGA
- a CDS encoding acyl-CoA synthetase, which yields MMPMFDEGLGRREANHVPLTPIDFIARAAQVYGERCAVVHGAIRRTWRETYERTRCLASALQQAGIGRGDTVAVLLPNIPQMIEAHFGVPMAGAVLNTLNTRLDIASILFMLRHGEAKVLIVDTEYAELAHRASLEFPELRIVSVNDVMPADPHRFPRATDYEAFLQGGDPQFAWQPPADEWDAIALNYTSGTTGDPKGVVYHHRGAYLNAVSNILEWDMPKHAVYLWTLPLFHCNGWCFPWTVAARAGVNVCLRKFDAKTVFELIRTEGVTHYCGAPIVQSALANAPEAWREGIGHRVATMVAGAAPAPAVIARMKEIGFDLTHVYGLTEVYGPASVCARQEHWNSVGDDELARLNARQGVRYHLQAAATVLDPDTLEPVPNDGETLGEIMFRGNICMKGYLKNERATEDAFRGGWFHTGDLGVMMPDGYMRIRDRSKDIIISGGENISSIEIEDTLYRHPAVSVAAVVAMPDAKWGEVPCAFVELKEGAEATAEEIIAHCRLFLASFKLPKAVRFGELPKTSTGKIQKFELRARVKSGSAIDLADGSASSPQAKP from the coding sequence ATGATGCCTATGTTCGACGAAGGTCTCGGCCGCCGTGAGGCGAACCATGTTCCGCTCACGCCGATCGATTTCATCGCTCGTGCTGCGCAGGTCTATGGCGAGCGTTGCGCGGTGGTTCACGGTGCGATCCGACGCACGTGGCGCGAGACGTATGAACGTACGCGGTGTCTTGCCAGCGCGCTGCAACAGGCAGGGATAGGACGTGGCGACACCGTCGCGGTGCTGTTGCCCAACATCCCTCAGATGATTGAAGCGCATTTCGGTGTGCCGATGGCAGGAGCGGTGCTCAATACGCTGAACACGCGGCTCGATATCGCGTCGATCCTGTTCATGTTGCGGCATGGCGAGGCCAAGGTGTTGATCGTCGATACCGAGTACGCCGAACTGGCGCATCGTGCTTCGCTGGAGTTTCCGGAACTGAGGATTGTCAGCGTCAATGATGTGATGCCTGCTGATCCGCACAGGTTTCCACGCGCAACCGATTACGAAGCCTTCCTGCAAGGCGGCGATCCGCAATTCGCCTGGCAGCCGCCGGCCGACGAATGGGACGCGATCGCGCTGAACTACACGTCCGGTACGACGGGCGATCCGAAGGGTGTCGTCTACCATCATCGCGGCGCTTATCTGAACGCCGTGAGCAACATCCTCGAATGGGATATGCCGAAGCACGCGGTGTATCTGTGGACGCTGCCGCTGTTTCATTGCAACGGCTGGTGTTTTCCATGGACCGTGGCGGCGCGTGCGGGCGTCAACGTCTGCTTGCGCAAGTTCGACGCGAAGACCGTGTTCGAGCTGATTCGCACAGAGGGCGTCACCCACTATTGCGGCGCGCCGATCGTCCAGAGCGCGCTGGCCAATGCGCCTGAAGCGTGGCGCGAAGGCATCGGGCACCGGGTCGCCACGATGGTGGCCGGTGCGGCGCCCGCGCCTGCAGTGATAGCCAGGATGAAGGAGATTGGCTTCGATCTGACTCACGTCTATGGCCTCACCGAGGTCTACGGACCGGCGTCTGTCTGTGCCAGGCAGGAACACTGGAACAGCGTCGGCGACGACGAACTCGCGCGGCTCAACGCACGTCAGGGCGTGCGCTATCACCTGCAAGCCGCCGCGACCGTGCTGGATCCGGACACGCTCGAGCCGGTACCGAACGACGGCGAAACGCTGGGCGAAATCATGTTTCGCGGCAACATCTGCATGAAGGGTTATCTGAAGAACGAGCGCGCCACCGAAGATGCCTTCAGGGGCGGCTGGTTCCATACCGGCGATCTGGGCGTGATGATGCCGGATGGCTACATGCGCATTCGCGACCGCAGCAAGGACATCATTATTTCGGGCGGGGAAAACATCTCGAGCATCGAGATCGAAGACACGTTATACCGGCACCCGGCGGTTTCGGTGGCCGCCGTGGTGGCGATGCCCGACGCGAAGTGGGGCGAGGTGCCCTGCGCCTTCGTCGAGCTGAAAGAGGGCGCAGAGGCTACTGCCGAAGAGATCATCGCGCATTGCCGTCTGTTCCTTGCGAGCTTTAAGTTGCCCAAGGCAGTTCGCTTTGGAGAGCTACCTAAAACGTCGACCGGGAAGATCCAGAAATTCGAACTGCGCGCACGGGTGAAATCCGGCAGTGCGATTGATCTGGCCGACGGGAGCGCTAGCTCACCGCAGGCCAAACCGTGA